In Serinus canaria isolate serCan28SL12 chromosome 5, serCan2020, whole genome shotgun sequence, the following proteins share a genomic window:
- the VRTN gene encoding vertnin, whose amino-acid sequence MIQRHQLVQSVLQELQEATECFGLEGLTSAALEAERTLSSFSLPGYCGSQFQEELEVDRVARSLYPEDAPSNMLPLVCKGEGNRLFEAASVLLWGNPSLSLELQVRTVVEMLLHKQYYLNGMIDSKVMLQAARYSLCTEETPEMTSLPMAILEAIFDADIKATCFPGTFANMWHVYALASVLQCNIYSIYPMSNLKIRPYFNRLIRPRKCGPRTSTLHIMWSGQQLSRQVFKAQYFVAVVGLEELEPTIPEPPVQPMKTLELLNSDPQLTYSNLRDRYSITKSTFYRWKRQSREHRQKAAARFAAKHFLQSCFQEGNIIPLQHFRQMFPEISRSTYYAWKHEMQSMVNGDTSALSEAHRLQELHRVVPKKADVTEPGNPQGNLKSSSTSPDPIQAGIFMQGAKSYLEKCISMNTLVPYRCFKRSFPGISRSTYYNWRRKAIKENPNFKHPQSPLDNQKTLAIGKPFLQLKPSSVPVRKRRNGDRPASRSLLQLHPSLCWRKQLRDVARRQVQQWQLPFCKYRLRYPSLSSTAYWFWKGSGQTVWQRRLPWSGSSLPLNRVASLAPPRAEPGLKPQCHVEVATKHTDKPVPAMPCNTTISGYAMSESANSRMFVMDVIATAQFKAQAKLFLQQRFESKTFPTYKEFSARFPLTARSTYYMWKRALHDGLTLVDA is encoded by the coding sequence ATGATTCAGAGGCACCAGCTGGTGcagtctgtgctgcaggagctaCAGGAAGCCACTGAATGCTTTGGTCTGGaaggcctcaccagtgctgcGCTGGAGGCAGAGAGGACCTTGTCATCTTTCTCCCTGCCTGGTTATTGTGGAAGTCAGTTccaagaggagctggaggtTGACCGAGTAGCCAGGAGCCTCTATCCTGAGGATGCCCCGAGTAACATGCTGCCTCTCGTTTGCAAGGGTGAGGGAAACCGCCTCTTTGAGGCTGCTagtgtgctgctctggggcaaccccagcctcagcctggagctgcaggtgcgTACTGTggtggaaatgctgctgcacaaACAATACTACTTGAATGGCATGATTGATTCCAAAGTGATGCTGCAGGCTGCCCGCTACTCCCTCTGCACTGAGGAGACCCCGGAGATGACCAGCCTCCCCATGGCTATCCTGGAAGCCATCTTTGATGCTGATATCAAAGCTACCTGTTTTCCTGGCACCTTTGCCAACATGTGGCATGTCTATGCCCTTGCCTCAGTACTGCAGTGTAACATCTACTCCATCTATCCCATGAGCAACTTGAAGATCCGACCCTATTTTAACCGGCTCATCCGGCCCAGGAAGTGTGGCCCACGAACCTCCACGCTACACATCATGTggtcagggcagcagctctcccgGCAGGTCTTCAAAGCGCAGTATTTTGTGGCCGTGGTTGGCCTGGAGGAACTGGAACCCACAATACCAGAGCCTCCTGTCCAGCCCATGAAGACCCTTGAGCTGCTGAACAGTGACCCCCAGCTGACCTACTCCAACCTGCGTGACCGCTACAGCATTACCAAGAGCACCTTCTACCGCTGGAAGCGCCAGTCTCGGGAGCACCGGCAGAAAGCGGCTGCCAGGTTTGCAGCTAAACACTTCCTCCAGTCCTGCTTTCAGGAGGGCAATATAATCCCCCTCCAGCACTTCCGACAAATGTTTCCAGAAATCTCCCGATCCACATACTATGCCTGGAAGCATGAGATGCAGAGCATGGTCAATGGTGATACCTCTGCTCTGTCTGAGGCCCACAGGTTGCAGGAACTTCACAGGGTTGTCCCAAAAAAGGCTGATGTGACTGAGCCGGGAAATCCACAGGGGAACTTAAAATCCTCGAGTACTTCCCCAGATCCCATTCAAGCAGGAATCTTTATGCAAGGAGCCAAATCCTACCTGGAGAAGTGCATTTCCATGAACACTCTGGTGCCTTACAGATGCTTCAAACGCAGCTTCCCAGGCATCTCCAGGTCCACTTACTATAACTGGCGAAGAAAAGCAATCAAGGAGAACCCCAACTTCAAGCACCCCCAGTCACCCTTGGATAACCAGAAAACTCTAGCTATAGGAAAGCCGTTCCTGCAGTTGAAGCCAAGCAGTGTGCCTGTTAGGAAGAGACGGAATGGAGACCGGCCAGCATCCAGGagtctgctgcagctccatccttCTCTGTGCTGGAGAAAGCAGCTGCGAGATGTGGCCAGGAGGCAGGTCCAGCAATGGCAGCTGCCGTTCTGCAAGTACCGCCTGCGCTatccatctctctcctccaCAGCCTACTGGTTTTGGAAGGGCAGTGGCCAAACCGTTTGGCAGCGTCGCCTGCCCTGGAGTGGCTCCAGCCTGCCATTGAACCGTGTGGCTTCCCTGGCACCtccaagagcagagccaggcctcAAACCTCAGTGCCATGTGGAAGTAGCCACCAAGCACACTGATAAGCCAGTGCCTGCCATGCCGTGCAACACCACCATTTCGGGCTATGCCATGTCGGAGAGCGCCAACAGCCGGATGTTTGTAATGGATGTGATCGCCACTGCCCAGTTCAAGGCACAGGCcaagctgttcctgcagcagcgCTTTGAGTCGAAGACCTTCCCAACCTACAAGGAATTCAGTGCCCGCTTCCCACTCACGGCCCGTTCCACCTATTACATGTGGAAGCGTGCCCTGCACGACGGGCTAACGTTGGTGGATGCCTGA